In Microbacterium esteraromaticum, the following proteins share a genomic window:
- a CDS encoding ABC transporter substrate-binding protein, which yields MMKRRGMLAAALTATAAVALTGCAFGGGAPTSGGADLEKDAAASGEITIWSWDVAATALERLGAEYEKQHDGVTITVVDIGYDNAYDKISVGLQAGTGLPDIITLETDKNQSYLSQFPKAFTDLSPVFGDAKDDFDPFKWDTGTDEDGKLRMVPWDSGTVGLFYRTDYFEAAGVDPASVTTWDDLVAAGEKIKAETGKTLLTADLSAGGPFSMMLQQQGQGLFDENGDIAVNSPEAVQTLTLLQSMQQKGLIKNAKGWDASVTSAKDGDSAVTPEAVWWIGTLEGEAPELSGTYAVRELPVFAAGDAATSNNGGSGLAIPTQAKNPQLAADFMEFVLADAENQAGMMKAEGLFPSYLPAFESDYFQQPSEYFSGQQVFQTFGVLTKQIPTITFTSDQSVAADAVSNAVAAAVLNGEDPKKALDDAAAQIANSTGRKIAD from the coding sequence ATGATGAAGCGACGCGGGATGCTGGCAGCCGCACTCACTGCGACGGCGGCGGTCGCCCTGACGGGATGCGCGTTCGGAGGCGGAGCCCCCACATCCGGCGGTGCGGACCTCGAGAAGGACGCCGCAGCCTCCGGAGAGATCACCATCTGGTCGTGGGATGTCGCCGCGACCGCGCTCGAGCGGCTCGGCGCGGAGTACGAGAAGCAGCACGACGGGGTCACGATCACCGTGGTCGACATCGGCTACGACAACGCGTACGACAAGATCTCGGTCGGACTGCAGGCCGGAACCGGCCTCCCCGACATCATCACGCTGGAGACCGACAAGAACCAGAGCTACCTGAGCCAGTTCCCGAAGGCGTTCACCGACCTGTCTCCGGTGTTCGGCGATGCGAAGGACGACTTCGACCCGTTCAAGTGGGACACCGGCACCGACGAAGACGGCAAGCTGCGCATGGTGCCGTGGGACTCCGGCACCGTCGGCCTCTTCTACCGCACCGACTACTTCGAGGCGGCCGGCGTCGACCCGGCATCGGTCACCACGTGGGACGACCTGGTCGCGGCGGGCGAGAAGATCAAGGCCGAGACCGGCAAGACGCTGCTCACCGCCGACCTCTCGGCAGGCGGCCCGTTCTCGATGATGCTGCAGCAGCAGGGTCAGGGCCTCTTCGACGAGAACGGCGACATCGCCGTCAACAGCCCCGAAGCGGTGCAGACGCTGACTCTGCTGCAGAGCATGCAGCAGAAGGGCCTGATCAAGAACGCCAAGGGATGGGACGCGAGCGTCACGAGCGCGAAGGACGGCGACTCGGCCGTCACCCCCGAGGCGGTCTGGTGGATCGGCACGCTCGAGGGTGAGGCGCCCGAGCTCTCGGGCACGTACGCCGTGCGCGAGCTGCCCGTCTTCGCCGCGGGCGATGCCGCGACGTCGAACAACGGCGGATCCGGGCTCGCCATCCCCACGCAGGCGAAGAACCCGCAGCTGGCGGCGGACTTCATGGAGTTCGTGCTGGCGGATGCCGAGAACCAGGCCGGCATGATGAAGGCCGAGGGCCTGTTCCCCTCGTACCTGCCGGCCTTCGAGTCCGACTACTTCCAGCAGCCGAGCGAGTACTTCAGCGGCCAGCAGGTCTTCCAGACTTTCGGCGTGCTGACGAAGCAGATCCCGACGATCACCTTCACCTCCGACCAGTCGGTGGCGGCCGACGCCGTCTCGAACGCGGTCGCAGCGGCCGTGCTCAACGGCGAGGACCCGAAGAAGGCGCTCGACGACGCGGCGGCGCAGATCGCGAACTCGACAGGTCGGAAGATCGCGGACTGA
- a CDS encoding amylo-alpha-1,6-glucosidase, giving the protein MADALTPDAVLPDAMTLAALAGRHLDLVTAPFTLPRSRVLVFRAEDGEGVRVHTSEYEKRLSACRVLDAVRVTDAEGRALPVSDVQPHRIAFGDGAVETVTLTFDGAGALSIGGVDDAHVTLAHPNGRLEEHALSDAGIRIRVGADRSVAVERGDHPAALAACERQWLEWFAKCPLVRDDLQQMAAFCWWVLGANIVELPSLGDARAVVPSKIGYVGLWQWDAYFIAVGLRHGDPELAREQLEIAFRFPSDDGQLPDVVHEEGILATSDDLPDSDRANLRRAGSQIADPSRPVPLTKPPLAAWALGKVLEVEDAPEWAREQLGRVIRSQDWWFAGSDLDGDGMPEYGHPYSSGLDDSPIFDGPIPTAAPDLGAYLVCQDREIAALLRRYEPDAETARFLSRAERTQSLLDEMWDADAGRFLARGAGEEIRSDTVVGLMPLLTGTLPEGIRDSLRTAVDDPARFALEWGLPTVAASDPDFSPERMWRGPVWVNTSALVADGLEASGFPQRARELREQTVRLVVHGGGPHEYYNPRTGLKAERATTAFGWSAALFIDLAVALS; this is encoded by the coding sequence ATGGCTGATGCCCTCACGCCGGATGCCGTGCTGCCGGATGCCATGACGCTCGCCGCGCTCGCCGGCCGACACCTCGACCTGGTCACCGCACCGTTCACGCTGCCGCGCTCGCGCGTGCTCGTGTTCCGCGCCGAAGACGGCGAGGGCGTGCGCGTGCACACCTCGGAGTACGAGAAGCGGCTGAGCGCCTGCCGGGTGCTGGATGCCGTACGTGTGACGGATGCCGAGGGCCGTGCGCTCCCCGTGTCCGACGTGCAGCCGCACCGCATCGCCTTCGGCGACGGCGCTGTCGAGACCGTCACCCTCACCTTCGACGGTGCGGGCGCACTGAGCATCGGCGGCGTAGACGATGCGCACGTGACCCTCGCCCACCCGAACGGCCGCCTGGAGGAGCATGCGCTCTCGGACGCCGGCATCCGGATCCGCGTCGGGGCCGATCGCTCGGTCGCCGTCGAGCGGGGCGACCACCCTGCCGCGCTCGCCGCGTGCGAGCGGCAGTGGCTCGAGTGGTTCGCGAAGTGCCCCCTCGTGCGCGACGACCTGCAGCAGATGGCCGCGTTCTGCTGGTGGGTGCTCGGTGCGAACATCGTCGAGCTGCCGTCGCTCGGCGATGCCCGCGCGGTCGTGCCGTCGAAGATCGGCTACGTGGGGCTGTGGCAGTGGGACGCCTACTTCATCGCCGTGGGCCTTCGGCACGGAGATCCCGAGCTCGCCCGCGAGCAGCTCGAGATCGCCTTCCGCTTCCCGAGCGACGACGGGCAGCTTCCCGATGTCGTGCATGAGGAGGGCATCCTGGCGACCAGCGATGACCTTCCCGACAGCGACCGGGCGAACCTGCGCCGTGCCGGCTCGCAGATCGCCGACCCGTCGAGGCCCGTGCCGCTCACCAAGCCGCCTCTGGCCGCCTGGGCGCTGGGCAAGGTGCTCGAGGTCGAGGATGCGCCCGAGTGGGCGCGCGAGCAGCTGGGGCGGGTGATCCGGTCGCAGGACTGGTGGTTCGCCGGCTCCGATCTCGACGGCGACGGGATGCCCGAGTACGGCCACCCCTATTCATCGGGTCTCGACGACAGTCCCATCTTCGACGGGCCGATCCCGACCGCGGCGCCCGACCTCGGCGCGTATCTCGTGTGTCAGGACCGTGAGATCGCGGCTCTGCTCCGCCGGTATGAGCCGGATGCCGAGACGGCCCGCTTCCTCTCCCGCGCCGAGCGCACGCAGTCGCTGCTCGACGAGATGTGGGATGCCGATGCCGGTCGCTTCCTCGCCCGCGGGGCGGGTGAGGAGATCCGCTCGGACACCGTCGTGGGGCTCATGCCGCTGCTCACGGGCACGCTGCCCGAGGGCATCCGGGACTCGCTGCGCACAGCCGTCGACGACCCGGCCCGCTTCGCGCTCGAGTGGGGCCTGCCGACCGTCGCCGCCTCCGATCCCGACTTCTCGCCTGAGCGCATGTGGCGCGGGCCGGTCTGGGTCAACACGAGTGCCCTGGTCGCCGATGGGCTCGAGGCCTCTGGTTTCCCGCAGCGCGCTCGCGAGCTGCGCGAGCAGACCGTGCGCCTCGTGGTGCACGGCGGGGGCCCGCACGAGTACTACAACCCGCGCACGGGGCTGAAGGCCGAGCGCGCCACGACGGCCTTCGGCTGGTCGGCGGCGCTGTTCATCGACCTCGCCGTCGCGCTCAGCTGA
- a CDS encoding beta-galactosidase encodes MTQHRDDERIREVRIDALAYGGDYNPDQWSEETWHEDIRLMKEAGVTMVSLPIFSWPQLEPEPGVYDWGWLDRIIDLLHEAGIRIDLATATATPPSWLLREHPEMGPWDSEGHRLEFGSRQTYCPSSPIWRENVARMTRAMAERYGEHPGLAMWHISNEYGDHVSRCWCPESARHFRRWLQHRYGDLDGLNEAWGVNVWGQRYTSWDHIETPKKAPGPINPTKLLDFERFSSDAMLELFQIEIDVLREVTPDIAVTTNFMSMFRDLDYWDFAAVEDIVTDDAYPEPADPTSHVGAALNYGLMRSLKGGRPWLLLESSASATSWRDINVPKAPGKIRVESLQAVAHGSDAVMFFQWRQAKYGQEKFHSSMLGHRGERSRSYQETKALGLELRKLEPVRGTRVRSRVALVVDWDSWWGSSAVESLPSQRLQWAQQARAWHRALHTLGHPVDTVRATGPFDKYDVVVVPNLYIAEHPQAEAVRTFVERGGHLIVGPFSGVVDATEKVHDGGAPGPLRDLLGIEVDEQWPIADGLVERIAYGSADAGHGTIDVPSWAEWIEADADVDVRGRYASGVLEGLPAVTRRRSGAGSASYVSAMLTPDGMITVFADLLRAAGLPVRDQIDVNAEAVTRSDDQTDYTFLLNHGAQPVALRLPASGIDLLTGAEAADVVELDGYGAAVVASPRAAEIPFITLTTPTAKEQA; translated from the coding sequence GTGACCCAGCACCGCGACGACGAGCGCATCCGGGAGGTCCGGATCGACGCCCTCGCCTACGGCGGCGACTACAACCCCGACCAGTGGTCGGAGGAGACCTGGCACGAGGACATCCGCCTCATGAAAGAGGCCGGCGTCACGATGGTGAGTCTGCCGATCTTCAGCTGGCCGCAGCTCGAGCCCGAGCCCGGCGTCTACGACTGGGGCTGGCTCGACCGCATCATCGACCTGCTGCACGAGGCCGGCATCCGCATCGACCTCGCCACCGCGACGGCCACCCCGCCCTCCTGGCTGCTGCGCGAGCACCCCGAGATGGGGCCGTGGGACTCCGAGGGGCACCGGCTCGAGTTCGGCTCACGCCAGACCTACTGCCCGTCGTCGCCGATCTGGCGCGAGAACGTCGCCCGCATGACCCGCGCGATGGCCGAGCGCTACGGCGAGCACCCCGGCCTCGCGATGTGGCACATCTCGAACGAGTACGGCGACCACGTCTCGCGCTGCTGGTGCCCCGAATCCGCCCGGCACTTCCGCCGCTGGCTGCAGCACCGCTACGGCGACCTCGACGGACTGAACGAGGCCTGGGGCGTCAACGTGTGGGGCCAGCGCTACACGTCGTGGGACCACATCGAGACGCCGAAGAAGGCTCCAGGACCCATCAACCCCACGAAGCTGCTCGACTTCGAGCGCTTCTCGTCGGATGCCATGCTCGAGCTCTTCCAGATCGAGATCGACGTGCTGCGCGAGGTCACGCCCGACATCGCGGTCACCACGAACTTCATGAGCATGTTCCGCGACCTCGACTACTGGGACTTCGCCGCAGTCGAAGACATCGTCACCGATGACGCGTACCCCGAGCCGGCCGACCCGACCTCGCACGTCGGCGCCGCGCTGAACTACGGGCTCATGCGCTCGCTCAAGGGCGGGCGTCCGTGGCTGCTGCTCGAGTCGTCGGCGAGCGCGACCAGCTGGCGCGACATCAACGTGCCCAAGGCGCCGGGAAAGATCCGCGTCGAGAGCCTGCAGGCCGTCGCGCACGGCTCGGACGCGGTCATGTTCTTCCAGTGGCGCCAGGCCAAGTACGGGCAGGAGAAGTTCCACTCGTCGATGCTCGGCCACCGTGGCGAGCGCTCGCGCAGCTACCAGGAGACGAAGGCGCTCGGACTCGAGCTCCGCAAGCTCGAGCCGGTGCGCGGCACACGGGTGCGCTCGCGCGTCGCCCTGGTCGTCGACTGGGATTCCTGGTGGGGGTCGAGCGCGGTCGAGTCGCTTCCCTCGCAGCGTCTGCAGTGGGCCCAGCAGGCCCGTGCCTGGCACCGCGCGCTGCACACGCTCGGCCACCCGGTCGACACCGTGCGCGCCACCGGGCCGTTCGATAAGTACGACGTCGTCGTGGTGCCCAACCTCTACATCGCCGAGCACCCGCAGGCCGAGGCGGTGCGGACCTTCGTCGAGCGCGGCGGTCACCTGATCGTCGGCCCGTTCTCGGGAGTGGTGGATGCCACCGAGAAGGTGCACGACGGCGGCGCCCCCGGCCCGCTGCGCGACCTCCTCGGCATCGAGGTCGACGAGCAGTGGCCGATCGCCGACGGACTCGTCGAGCGGATCGCGTACGGCTCGGCCGACGCGGGGCACGGCACGATCGACGTGCCCAGCTGGGCGGAGTGGATCGAGGCGGATGCCGATGTCGACGTCCGCGGTCGCTACGCCTCCGGGGTGCTCGAGGGGCTGCCCGCCGTCACCCGACGCCGCAGCGGCGCGGGCTCGGCGAGCTACGTGAGCGCCATGCTCACGCCCGATGGCATGATCACCGTGTTCGCCGATCTGCTGCGCGCCGCCGGGCTTCCCGTCCGCGACCAGATCGACGTGAACGCCGAGGCGGTCACCCGCTCCGACGACCAGACCGACTACACGTTCCTGCTCAACCACGGCGCACAGCCCGTGGCGCTCCGGCTTCCGGCATCCGGCATCGACCTCCTCACCGGGGCCGAGGCCGCCGACGTCGTCGAGCTCGACGGCTACGGCGCCGCGGTCGTCGCCTCTCCTCGCGCGGCCGAGATCCCCTTCATCACCCTGACCACACCCACTGCGAAGGAGCAGGCATGA
- a CDS encoding carbohydrate ABC transporter permease, translated as MQRPGMWFVLPAAALLVIFFAYPLAVSLMQSFFRTEGGVSTFVGLDQYARMLRDPLVAKSLGNALLILVVQVPLMIALAVGLAYLLNQSWLRFRSGFRLITFLPAITTLVAYSVVFRVIMTTDGGLLNQALGLFGAGPIDWLNNDFWARVAVIASITWRWTGYNMVIILAGLQAIPPELYEAARIDGAGRWQTFWHVVVPQLRPVLIFTSVTSTIGALQLFDENFILTGGGPNNATLTPVLYLYKIGFQQFDFGYASAIAWMLVLLTAIIALVQFRIMREKP; from the coding sequence ATGCAGCGACCGGGCATGTGGTTCGTCCTGCCCGCCGCCGCTCTGCTCGTCATCTTCTTCGCCTATCCGCTCGCGGTCTCGCTCATGCAGAGCTTCTTCCGCACCGAGGGGGGCGTCTCGACCTTCGTCGGTCTCGACCAGTACGCCCGGATGCTGCGCGACCCGCTCGTCGCGAAGAGCCTCGGCAACGCGCTGCTGATCCTCGTCGTGCAGGTGCCGCTGATGATCGCGCTCGCCGTCGGACTGGCCTACCTGCTGAACCAGTCGTGGCTGAGGTTCCGCTCGGGCTTCCGGCTCATCACCTTCCTGCCCGCCATCACGACTCTCGTCGCGTACTCGGTGGTGTTCCGCGTGATCATGACGACCGACGGCGGCCTGCTGAACCAGGCGCTCGGGCTGTTCGGCGCTGGTCCGATTGACTGGCTGAACAACGACTTCTGGGCGCGCGTCGCCGTGATCGCCTCGATCACGTGGCGCTGGACCGGCTACAACATGGTGATCATCCTCGCCGGTCTGCAGGCCATCCCGCCCGAGCTGTACGAGGCGGCTCGCATCGACGGCGCTGGGCGCTGGCAGACGTTCTGGCACGTCGTCGTGCCGCAGCTGCGCCCGGTGCTGATCTTCACCAGCGTCACCTCGACCATCGGGGCGCTGCAGCTGTTCGACGAGAACTTCATCCTGACGGGCGGCGGACCCAACAACGCCACGCTCACGCCGGTGCTGTACCTGTACAAGATCGGCTTCCAGCAGTTCGACTTCGGCTACGCGAGCGCCATCGCCTGGATGCTCGTCCTGCTCACCGCGATCATCGCGCTCGTCCAGTTCCGCATCATGAGGGAGAAGCCGTGA
- a CDS encoding carbohydrate ABC transporter permease, with protein sequence MTSPLTEGRQGPPTGSTIAIVAPGSTRGRPGGAARRRRGPVLLHIVLIIAGISMVFPFIWMVLTSFKTLPQLLQNPLEFLPNPWTVDNYSEAWNAVPFGQAYLNSAYITVLVVVGTLITASMAGYAFARIRFKGSKVLFIVFLATQMIPAQVTLIPFYLLMSNLGWVDSHLALIVPGMIANPFAVFLMRQFVLSLPKELEEAALVDGAGRLRTFFSIVLPNLRPGLAALAIITALGVWNAFLFPLVLLNSPDLFTVPLLLTSFQGQHGSINYGLVMAASAIATVPMLIVFVIGQRKILNSMAASGLGGR encoded by the coding sequence ATGACATCTCCGCTGACCGAGGGCCGCCAGGGCCCGCCCACCGGCTCGACGATCGCGATCGTCGCACCCGGTTCGACGCGCGGCCGCCCCGGCGGCGCGGCGAGGCGCCGCCGCGGACCCGTGCTGCTGCACATCGTCCTGATCATCGCCGGCATCTCGATGGTCTTCCCGTTCATCTGGATGGTGCTGACCTCGTTCAAGACGCTGCCGCAGCTGCTGCAGAACCCGCTCGAGTTCCTGCCGAACCCGTGGACGGTCGACAACTACAGCGAGGCCTGGAACGCTGTGCCCTTCGGGCAGGCGTACCTGAACAGCGCGTACATCACCGTGCTGGTCGTCGTCGGCACCCTCATCACCGCGTCGATGGCGGGGTACGCGTTCGCGCGCATCCGCTTCAAGGGCAGCAAGGTGCTCTTCATCGTCTTCCTCGCGACGCAGATGATCCCCGCGCAGGTCACGCTGATCCCCTTCTACCTGCTGATGTCGAACCTCGGCTGGGTCGACTCGCACCTCGCGCTGATCGTCCCAGGCATGATCGCCAACCCGTTCGCCGTGTTCCTCATGCGCCAGTTCGTGCTCTCGCTGCCGAAGGAGCTCGAGGAGGCGGCCCTCGTCGACGGTGCAGGGCGACTGCGCACCTTCTTCAGCATCGTGCTGCCGAACCTGCGTCCTGGCCTCGCTGCGCTCGCGATCATCACCGCGCTCGGCGTGTGGAACGCCTTCCTGTTCCCGCTCGTGCTGCTGAACTCCCCCGACCTGTTCACGGTGCCGCTGCTGCTCACCTCGTTCCAGGGCCAGCATGGCTCGATCAACTACGGTCTCGTGATGGCGGCCTCGGCGATCGCCACCGTGCCGATGCTCATCGTGTTCGTGATCGGTCAGCGCAAGATCCTCAACAGCATGGCCGCGTCGGGGCTGGGCGGTCGATGA
- a CDS encoding ABC transporter permease subunit produces the protein MTTQLITTGRARRTGVPERRGEPLARRIVLRAPVYALLVFAGILALVPFLWMVIASTHKTSDLFVTPLPLLPGGEFWQNLGRLQESIGFGQVMLNSVLVAVIYTVFSAIVSVMCGYGLATYRFRGRGVLLGVILVTMMIPMQVLLVPLFQMMASVGWIDSYQALIVPFLANAFGIFLMRQGFLDFPVTLIEAARIDGASELRTFYRIVLPVARPQIAALIIYTFISQWNSFIWPLLMLNTESNYTIPVALNTMIGLSRVDYSGLMLGSLLATLPLFILFLVFQKQFVAGLLGGAVKG, from the coding sequence GTGACCACTCAGCTGATCACGACCGGAAGAGCGCGCCGCACGGGCGTTCCCGAGCGCCGCGGCGAACCGCTCGCGCGCCGGATCGTGCTGCGCGCGCCTGTCTACGCGCTGCTCGTCTTCGCCGGCATCCTGGCCCTCGTGCCGTTCCTGTGGATGGTCATCGCCTCGACGCACAAGACCTCGGATCTGTTCGTCACCCCGCTGCCGCTGCTGCCAGGCGGGGAGTTCTGGCAGAACCTCGGCCGTCTGCAGGAGAGCATCGGGTTCGGGCAGGTGATGCTCAACAGCGTGCTCGTCGCGGTGATCTACACCGTGTTCAGCGCGATCGTCAGCGTGATGTGCGGCTACGGCCTCGCGACCTACCGCTTCCGCGGGCGGGGGGTGCTGCTCGGGGTCATCCTCGTGACCATGATGATCCCCATGCAGGTGCTGCTCGTTCCGCTGTTCCAGATGATGGCGAGCGTCGGCTGGATCGACAGCTATCAGGCGCTCATCGTGCCGTTCCTGGCGAACGCCTTCGGCATCTTCCTCATGCGCCAGGGCTTCCTCGACTTCCCGGTCACGCTCATCGAGGCGGCGCGCATCGACGGGGCCTCCGAGCTGCGCACGTTCTACCGGATCGTGCTTCCGGTGGCGCGGCCGCAGATCGCGGCGCTGATCATCTACACCTTCATCAGCCAGTGGAACTCGTTCATCTGGCCGCTGCTCATGCTGAACACCGAGTCGAACTACACGATCCCGGTGGCGCTGAACACGATGATCGGCCTCAGCCGGGTCGACTACTCCGGGCTCATGCTCGGCTCGCTGCTGGCCACCCTGCCGCTGTTCATCCTGTTCCTGGTCTTCCAGAAGCAGTTCGTCGCCGGCCTGCTCGGCGGCGCGGTGAAGGGCTGA
- a CDS encoding GntR family transcriptional regulator: MAIERKNLRSQVRDELLARMRTGLAKPGESINEVQLAAELGVSRTPLREALIALESEGQITSENGKGFRFVPLSAGEFEDLAPVMAALESLALELSPIDELKKVGERLVALADAFKDELVEHSLVISRDDEWHAVMLSVCPNKRLLDVIESVRGSFHRYESLLVAEDVKVERVAAEHAAIARALAEGDVPAAVEALKVNWMQGMRRILDNASSAYFTA; the protein is encoded by the coding sequence ATGGCGATCGAACGGAAGAACCTCAGGTCTCAGGTGCGCGACGAGCTGCTCGCGCGCATGCGCACGGGGCTGGCGAAGCCCGGCGAGAGCATCAACGAGGTTCAGCTCGCCGCGGAGCTCGGCGTGAGCCGCACTCCCCTGCGTGAGGCGCTGATCGCCCTCGAGTCAGAAGGCCAGATCACCAGCGAGAACGGCAAGGGATTCCGGTTCGTTCCGCTCAGCGCCGGGGAGTTCGAGGACCTCGCCCCCGTCATGGCCGCTCTCGAGAGCCTGGCCCTCGAGCTGTCGCCGATCGATGAGCTGAAGAAGGTCGGCGAGCGCCTGGTCGCCCTGGCGGATGCCTTCAAGGACGAGCTCGTCGAGCACAGCCTCGTGATCAGCCGTGACGATGAGTGGCACGCGGTCATGCTCTCGGTGTGCCCCAACAAGCGCCTGCTCGACGTGATCGAGAGCGTGCGCGGCTCGTTCCACCGTTACGAGTCGCTTCTCGTCGCCGAGGACGTCAAGGTCGAGCGCGTCGCGGCAGAGCACGCGGCGATCGCCCGCGCCCTCGCCGAGGGCGATGTGCCCGCCGCCGTGGAGGCGCTGAAGGTCAACTGGATGCAGGGCATGCGCCGCATCCTCGACAACGCGTCCTCGGCGTACTTCACCGCCTGA
- the gcvPA gene encoding aminomethyl-transferring glycine dehydrogenase subunit GcvPA encodes MTQPFVHPYIPNTAPESRAAMLAAVGATSVDEFYADVPESLRLGRPLDLPAPFVAEQDLARHVRGLLAKNRSTQERLSFLGAGTYNHYVPAVVDEVIGRSEFLTAYAGEPYEDHGRFQALFQYQSLMAELLEMDVVNVPTYDGYQATATGLTMSGRITGRSRVLVASDVLPAKLAKVHDYVRAHVALEHIPTADGTADVAAITAALGDDVAAVWIETPSATGAVEAALQQIADAAHAAGAIVVVGTDPIGYGVLTPPALHGADIVTGDIQSLGLHQWFGGAHGGFIAVHDDTRFVMEMPSRLFGLESTDVPGEYGFGDVAYDRTSFAHREEGKEWVGTAAALWGIAAGVYLALMGPDGMAELGETLLARTRYAQQALAAIPGVTLDDHAVHLREFTVTLPIPASDVIRGLREKGIEPGVALGEHRLLVCVTEMTTQSDIDTLASALAAVTAPAFAEEQN; translated from the coding sequence ATGACGCAGCCGTTCGTGCATCCGTACATCCCCAATACCGCGCCCGAGTCGCGCGCGGCGATGCTCGCCGCCGTCGGCGCCACCTCGGTCGACGAGTTCTACGCAGACGTGCCGGAGTCACTGCGCCTCGGCCGTCCGCTCGACCTGCCGGCGCCGTTCGTCGCCGAGCAGGACCTCGCCCGCCACGTGCGCGGCCTGCTCGCGAAGAACCGCTCAACGCAGGAGCGGCTGAGCTTCCTCGGCGCGGGCACCTACAACCACTACGTGCCCGCCGTCGTCGACGAGGTCATCGGACGCAGCGAGTTCCTCACCGCATACGCCGGCGAGCCCTACGAAGACCACGGGCGCTTCCAGGCGCTGTTCCAGTACCAGTCGCTGATGGCCGAGCTGCTCGAGATGGACGTCGTGAACGTGCCCACCTACGACGGCTACCAGGCCACCGCCACCGGGCTCACGATGTCGGGCCGGATCACCGGCCGCAGCCGCGTGCTCGTCGCGAGCGACGTGCTGCCGGCCAAGCTCGCCAAGGTGCACGACTACGTGCGCGCCCACGTGGCCCTCGAGCACATCCCGACGGCCGACGGCACCGCCGACGTCGCCGCGATCACCGCGGCGCTCGGCGACGACGTCGCCGCCGTGTGGATCGAGACCCCCAGCGCGACGGGAGCCGTCGAGGCGGCCCTGCAGCAGATCGCGGATGCCGCGCACGCGGCCGGTGCGATCGTCGTGGTCGGCACCGACCCGATCGGCTACGGCGTGCTCACCCCGCCGGCGCTGCACGGGGCCGACATCGTCACCGGCGACATCCAGTCGCTCGGCCTGCACCAGTGGTTCGGCGGCGCCCACGGCGGCTTCATCGCCGTGCACGACGACACCCGCTTCGTCATGGAGATGCCCTCGCGCCTGTTCGGGCTCGAGTCCACCGACGTGCCAGGCGAGTACGGCTTCGGCGACGTCGCCTACGACCGCACCTCGTTCGCACACCGCGAAGAGGGCAAGGAGTGGGTCGGAACGGCCGCAGCCCTCTGGGGCATCGCCGCCGGCGTCTACCTCGCGCTCATGGGCCCCGACGGCATGGCCGAGCTCGGCGAGACGCTGCTCGCCCGCACCCGCTACGCCCAGCAGGCCCTCGCCGCGATCCCTGGCGTCACCCTCGACGACCACGCCGTGCACCTGCGTGAGTTCACCGTCACGCTGCCGATCCCGGCATCCGACGTCATCCGCGGCCTGCGCGAGAAGGGCATCGAGCCCGGTGTCGCTCTCGGCGAGCACCGCCTGCTCGTGTGCGTCACCGAGATGACCACGCAGTCCGACATCGACACCCTGGCCTCGGCGCTCGCCGCGGTCACCGCCCCCGCCTTCGCAGAGGAGCAGAACTGA